The genomic interval TGTTGATGTTTTTGAGATTTCCGATAAAATTAAACATTTTACGGCTTATTTTATTTTATCATTTTTATTAGGTATGAACTTATATTTTCAGGAAAAATGGAAAGCTTTATCAAAATATTTTTTAAGCTATACTTTTATAATCTGCGTAACATATGGTTTACTTGATGAAATTCATCAAATATTTGTACCAAACAGAACGTGCGAATTTTATGATTGGCTGGCAGATTTATCGGGCTCGCTTCTTGCAGTTCTTTTATTAAGGTTTACCGTAAAAATTTTATTAAAAAGCAAGAATATTAATGAAACAATCAAATAAAAATTTTGTATAATTATTTGTCTACTATTTGACAATCAGCGAATGTTTTTTTATGTTTTAACACAAATAAATCAATTTTTTCTTTTAAGGAGTTAAGCTGTGGCATTAAAGAAAAATCCAAAAGTAGATTTAAAATTAAAGTACAGAAGAGTGTTTGAAATCAGTTTGATTGCAGCACTTTTACTTTTAATTTTATCTTTTAAGTACTTTCCAAGATTTGAAGGCAAATCTTTAGCGGTTGAAGCACCGCAGGAATTGGTTGAAGTTGAAGATGTTGATATTACAAAACAGGAAACAGCTCCTCCTCCTCCGCCAAAACCTCCTATTCCAATTGAAGCTCCTTCGGATAATGATCTTGAAGATATAGAAATTGAGGATACGGAAATTGATATAACTGACGAAGTTGCCGCTCCGCCTCCACCGGTTAAAGAAGAAGCTGAAGAAGTTCCGGTTGAATTCTTCGTAGCTGTTGAAGAAATGCCCGAACCGATTGGCGGAATTCAAGGAATTCAAGAAAAAATTGTCTATCCGGAAATTGCAAAAAGAGCTGGAGTTCAAGGTAGAGTTTATATTAAAGCTTTTGTTGACGAAGCCGGAGTAGTTCATAAAGCAGAAGTTATTAAAGGAATTGGTGCAGGTTGTGATGAAGCTGCTGTTGACGCGGTAATGAAAACAAAATTCAAACCTGGAAAACAAAGAGGTAAGCCTGTTAGAGTGCAGGTATCCATTCCAATTCTGTTTAAGCTTAATTAAAAAATTTAAAGCGTCTTTCGAGACGCTTTTTTTTTGCTGTGAAACAAAATCTTATTATTAAATGTTAAATTGTTATCACTTACCTAAGGAGATAACAATATGCCTGCCAAGAATCCAAAGTTTGATCTTAAGCTAAAGTACAAAAGAGTTTTTGAATTAGGAGTAATTTTTTCAATACTCCTTACAATTGCGGCATTTAAGGTTTTTCCCAGAATTGAAAAGCAGAATGGAATTCTCATAACGGATGATGAAGTAATTAATTTAGTCGACGTGGAAATTACCAAAACATATTCAACACCTCCTCCTCCAATGCCGGAAATTAAGCTTGAGACACCGGCTGATGAAGAATTGCCGAATATTGAATTGCCAAATACGGATTTAACTCCAGCAGAAGAAATTGACAAACCAAAAATGATAACTGAAGTAAAAGAAGAAGATAATGAACTGCCTCCATTTAAATGGGTTGAAAAAATGCCCGAAATTGTGGGTGGATTACCGGCTTTGAAAAGCAAAGTTGTTTATCCTGCTTTAGCTCAAAGATCCGGAATTCAGGGCAAAGTTGTTCTTAATTTAATTATCGATAAAAATGGAAATCCATCTGAAATTACGGTTGTAAAGGGCATAGGTTTCGGCTGCGACGAAGCAGCGATCGAAGCGGTTAAAGCAACAAAATTTTTACCCGGAGAACAACGAGGTAAACCGGTAAAAGTTATGCTGACTTTACCTATTGAATTTAAGCTAAACCTAAACTAATTTATAAATTAAGTGTATCATTAGAGATAATCTTATATAATATTTTTATATTTTTTCTAAAAATTTCTTATGATACACATTTTATTTTACCTATCCTTATCTAAAAATTCATATCTTTACAATAATAATTTACCAAAATGAATTTTCTTGAACTTTTAAATATTGATTTTCGCTACGAGAAAAATTCTCTCCCTTCCTTTTTTACAATTTCAAATTTGAACTTAACCATTAATTCGGGTGACTTTATCTCAATTATGGGACCAAATGGTTCGGGAAAATCGACTTTACTAAAACTAATAGGAAATCTTATTGTTCCTCATAAAGGAGAAGTTTTTTTAAACCAGAAAAATTATAAAAATTTTGAAAGAAAGGAATTTGCAAAGATTGTTTCATTTGTTCCGCAAGTAAACAGAACTTTTTTTCAATATTCAATTCATGAAATTATAATGATGGGTAGAACGCCTTATCAAAATATATTGGGAATTGAAAATAAAAATGACGAAGAGAAAGTTAATGAAGTAATGTCTCTGCTGGAAATTGATAATTTAAAACACAAAGGTATAAACGAAGTATCCAGCGGTGAAGCTCAGCGCGCGTTTATTGCCAGAGCAATTGTGCAGGAACCCAAAATAATTTTGCTTGATGAACCTAACGCGCATTTAGATATTAAACATCAGCTTGCTATTTTTAAAATATTGCATAAATTAAATACGGAAGATAATTTAACCGTTATTTTAATTTCACACGAATTGAATTTGGCAAGCTTCTTCAGTAAAAGAATTATTCTGATGAACAAAGGGAAAATTGAATTTGATTCAGTGCCGAAAGATGTTTTGACCGAACAAAATATTAAGTCTGTTTTTAATATTAATACATCGGTTAATCTAAATAATAATGAAGAACTTTTTATCAAAATATTACCAATGTAAAAATTAATGTCAGCACCGGTAAAAAACATATTGTTAATTATTGCCATTGCCATTGTAAATACTTTTTTATTGTACTTTGTTAAATATTATCAAAACGGACTTTCGCTTACGGAATTCAGTTTCTTAAAAACAGGTAATTTGATCAGTTTAATTTTACTTATCGTTTTTATAATCGGCGCATTATTGATGCTTCAGGAAAAGGATAGTTTCACTTTGATCAAAACGAGGATATTAATCACATTTTCATTTATATATTTACTGCCAATTCTGGTGATATTAATTATTAATTTTGCTGATTTCAAATTTGCCGATGAATTTCTTTTCGGATATCCCTTGAAGAAAATAATTCCGGCTATTTTATTTGTTTTCAATCAGGCTTTTTTTCTATTTGTACTTTTTCTTATATGGTTCACTTATCTCGGTTATCCTTTATTATCTTATTTTTTTTCAAGTATTGCGGTTGGATTTACAATTGTAATTCTATTGGCAATTTCATTTATATGCACATTTTTTATAAATGAATATAAAGTCGATAAAAAAAATAAATTTGATTACGGATTAATTTTAGGAGCCGCGGTTTGGAGCAAAAATAAACCAAGTCCAATATTTTCCGGAAGAATTGAGAAAGGCGCTGAATTATATAAGAAAGGTATTATTGATAAAATTCAATTAACCGGCGGAAACGCCCCTGGAGAATTGAGCGAAGCCAAAGCCGCTTTTAATTTTTTAAATGATAATTATAATATTCCAAGCTCCAAAATAATTATTGAAGAACAGACATCAACTACAAACGAGCAAATAAGATATATTAAAAATATTATTCAAAATAATATTGATGAAAAAAAAGTTATAATTATATCGGATAAATTTCACCTTAAACGAATATTGGAAATGGTATATTTTTATAATCTCAATGCTGAAGTGATCAGCTCAAATTATAAATTAAATATTCAAAAATCATTTTATTATAGATTTAGAGATTGTATTAGTATTGTTATGTTTTGGTTTTTTGCAATCTAACATTTTAATGGAGTACTAATGAAAAATTTTGATATAATGGAAAAATTTGGTCATGAACAAGTTATTTTTTGTTCGGATAAAGAATCCGGCTTAAAAGCAATTATTTCAATCCATGATACAACTTTAGGTCCGGCAATTGGCGGCACAAGAATGTTTAATTATTCCAGCTTCGATGAAGCATTGAACGATGTTTTAAGATTATCCAGAGGAATGACGTATAAAGCTTCTGTTTCGGGTTTGAATTTTGGCGGCGGAAATGCTGTAATAATCGGCGATCCGGAAAAACTAAAATCGGAAAGATTATTTAGAACTTTTGGCAAATTTATTGAAGGTTTGGCAGGAAGATATATTACCGCGGAAGACGTTGGAACAACAGTAAAAGATATGGAATACGTTTTAATGGAAACTTCATTTGTAACCGGAATCTCCAAATCTTTAGGCGGTTCGGGCGATCCGGCACCGGTTTCCGCATACGGAATTTACGTGGGTATGAAAGCCTGCGCAAAATCAAAGTGGGGAAGCGATTCCTTGCATGGGAAAAAAATTGTAATTCAAGGAGCCGGAAGAGTCGCAAAATATTTGTGTGAACATTTGTATAATGAAGGAGCCAAAATAACTGTCACGGATATTGTTGAATCTAAAATAAAAACTATTTTAGAATCCATTGATGCCGAATTTATTGAACCTAATAAAGTTTATAGTGAAGAATGTGATATATTTTCACCATGCGCTTTGGGCGCGGTTATAAATGACACAACAATTCCCCAATTCAAATGCGAGATAATTGCCGGGTCAGCAAATAATCAATTGGAAGATGAAAATAAACACGGAGCAATGTTAAAAGATAAAGGAATTCTTTACGCGCCG from Ignavibacteriota bacterium carries:
- the vanZ gene encoding VanZ family protein, with translation MYNFIKENRFKVLVIPLFIYWIILFIGTTMPSPQYVDVFEISDKIKHFTAYFILSFLLGMNLYFQEKWKALSKYFLSYTFIICVTYGLLDEIHQIFVPNRTCEFYDWLADLSGSLLAVLLLRFTVKILLKSKNINETIK
- a CDS encoding energy transducer TonB, with product MALKKNPKVDLKLKYRRVFEISLIAALLLLILSFKYFPRFEGKSLAVEAPQELVEVEDVDITKQETAPPPPPKPPIPIEAPSDNDLEDIEIEDTEIDITDEVAAPPPPVKEEAEEVPVEFFVAVEEMPEPIGGIQGIQEKIVYPEIAKRAGVQGRVYIKAFVDEAGVVHKAEVIKGIGAGCDEAAVDAVMKTKFKPGKQRGKPVRVQVSIPILFKLN
- a CDS encoding TonB family protein, encoding MPAKNPKFDLKLKYKRVFELGVIFSILLTIAAFKVFPRIEKQNGILITDDEVINLVDVEITKTYSTPPPPMPEIKLETPADEELPNIELPNTDLTPAEEIDKPKMITEVKEEDNELPPFKWVEKMPEIVGGLPALKSKVVYPALAQRSGIQGKVVLNLIIDKNGNPSEITVVKGIGFGCDEAAIEAVKATKFLPGEQRGKPVKVMLTLPIEFKLNLN
- a CDS encoding ABC transporter ATP-binding protein, giving the protein MNFLELLNIDFRYEKNSLPSFFTISNLNLTINSGDFISIMGPNGSGKSTLLKLIGNLIVPHKGEVFLNQKNYKNFERKEFAKIVSFVPQVNRTFFQYSIHEIIMMGRTPYQNILGIENKNDEEKVNEVMSLLEIDNLKHKGINEVSSGEAQRAFIARAIVQEPKIILLDEPNAHLDIKHQLAIFKILHKLNTEDNLTVILISHELNLASFFSKRIILMNKGKIEFDSVPKDVLTEQNIKSVFNINTSVNLNNNEELFIKILPM
- a CDS encoding YdcF family protein, whose protein sequence is MSAPVKNILLIIAIAIVNTFLLYFVKYYQNGLSLTEFSFLKTGNLISLILLIVFIIGALLMLQEKDSFTLIKTRILITFSFIYLLPILVILIINFADFKFADEFLFGYPLKKIIPAILFVFNQAFFLFVLFLIWFTYLGYPLLSYFFSSIAVGFTIVILLAISFICTFFINEYKVDKKNKFDYGLILGAAVWSKNKPSPIFSGRIEKGAELYKKGIIDKIQLTGGNAPGELSEAKAAFNFLNDNYNIPSSKIIIEEQTSTTNEQIRYIKNIIQNNIDEKKVIIISDKFHLKRILEMVYFYNLNAEVISSNYKLNIQKSFYYRFRDCISIVMFWFFAI
- a CDS encoding Glu/Leu/Phe/Val dehydrogenase, which encodes MKNFDIMEKFGHEQVIFCSDKESGLKAIISIHDTTLGPAIGGTRMFNYSSFDEALNDVLRLSRGMTYKASVSGLNFGGGNAVIIGDPEKLKSERLFRTFGKFIEGLAGRYITAEDVGTTVKDMEYVLMETSFVTGISKSLGGSGDPAPVSAYGIYVGMKACAKSKWGSDSLHGKKIVIQGAGRVAKYLCEHLYNEGAKITVTDIVESKIKTILESIDAEFIEPNKVYSEECDIFSPCALGAVINDTTIPQFKCEIIAGSANNQLEDENKHGAMLKDKGILYAPDYVINAGGLINVANELKGYRQDRALKQADGIYDVLTKVIKISQEQNIPTHLASNQLAEERLKQIGGIKKIYSTN